A single region of the Bacteroidales bacterium genome encodes:
- a CDS encoding DUF86 domain-containing protein, producing the protein MDSMIKKYLFDIKESIESIENYLGKNRDFSVYKSNKMLRRAVEREFEIIGEAMNRIDKIDSTINIPSKKRIVSMRNRVIHGYDKIDDEIVWGTIIRHLPLLKNEIENLIK; encoded by the coding sequence ATGGATAGTATGATAAAAAAATATTTGTTTGACATTAAAGAATCTATTGAGTCCATTGAAAATTATTTGGGAAAGAACCGTGATTTTAGTGTTTACAAAAGCAACAAAATGCTTCGACGTGCAGTTGAAAGAGAATTTGAAATAATCGGAGAAGCAATGAACAGAATCGACAAAATTGATTCGACAATAAATATTCCGAGTAAGAAACGAATTGTCAGCATGAGGAATCGAGTAATTCATGGTTATGATAAAATTGATGATGAGATTGTCTGGGGAACTATCATAAGACATTTACCGCTTCTGAAAAATGAAATTGAAAACCTGATTAAATAA